One region of Mus pahari chromosome 16, PAHARI_EIJ_v1.1, whole genome shotgun sequence genomic DNA includes:
- the LOC110333585 gene encoding spermatogenesis-associated protein 31, which produces MENLPPLLESIYTTWLNLSSTIWAMDMILALVCGLGLYLLLLPFLESHLSSPPSNIKLTRKPQIQMAWQSQFKKKFRNHFRNDAKAWGECLKKLKEKEKDELFLEKMSPGHHLNSLGNIFNSPSAKQDNTTLSPFWNLKEKSEEQMATQKLSYPKISEDHFQQKYDQLFWGLPSLHSESLVAAAWIPQTTSTLPSPFFLFNVISRVYPIQLQDKMSPMFPHTHPLSYLDLQSSPLILSPLEFQTPALNQVHFQSHFPVLLPSSLPYNRDFGTSYSQSQSKPQYLPTEIKYNERPSLAKQIENRLTLPLMVQKPQEAYDINPSQDWVVSILPDNFPISCELREKLEQHIQKWLIQHQWNFPHKIQDSEKMKELHNTVIGNCQIRDKPGTSQALGEHSNEGQKIKFQLEKESGKNLGPILGKISKEPIRGLENTIVNKDLENNLNAHLGTKSGQINQGLTPLSMRQSWLAMDDGFYEMETKNLTSLKSSAKSMCSSEKLAFLKPETRQALEAHIVRFWAKHRWGLPLKILKPVNLFKLSTESLPVALCAQTSSTTSVHRTSSAAEVVRVLGKPCLRQMIIEDSSPSPGNLLLVSSPSCKRAIRRLPFGVDHEPSTALPTNPERGRISETLTYNFMDTTSQSRTIFKKAIETQEVLLLPRRTSDQNSEAYKLQEKVVSEFPHNVETELAGQPQICTTTVLPPKRSRSMPLPVDTLTSHVLGDTVVADRGNSLVQQRPSTPKHLVSQKSQIKMLAPTYQSEGTKRQSEIKYQDRPQFTPVNEKKVNFGSQYYQTLPKTAQMLPERPPQRRLGQFLHWIHPKKTIQGQEFHPLKGNPTAATAQNQRRQVRKKPYMDNNVAEAQEFMTTVGQMLEKKMMLQHQPYASKFNQHRQVPPGPTSQFSHGHMPVSYLQQRRAPSYPGNCSCQRCSIQNRHIRNQLPQKSVHFSKKPQIPRNPSHLSRNAALNLVNSQNRTIVPRISNHRLYCPRHCVLQRNVCRELGHSSVVFPNRKT; this is translated from the exons ATGGAGAACCTTCCCCCTCTTCTGGAAAGCATTTACACCACATGGCTGAACCTCAGCTCCACGATATGGGCAATGGACATGATCCTTGCCCTTGTGTGTGGACTGGGGCTCTACCTCCTGTTACTTCCTTTTCTTGAGAGTCATCTGTCTTCACCTCCATCAAATATAAAGTTAACCAGAAAG CCTCAGATACAGATGGCCTGGCAGAGCCAGTTCAAGAAAAAGTTTAGGAATCATTTTAGGAATGATGCGAAAG CTTGGGGAGAATGCCtgaaaaagctgaaagaaaaagaaaaggatgaattatttctagaaaaaatGAGCCCAGGACACCATTTGAACTCTTTAGGGAATATATTTAACTCACCAAGTGCTAAACAAGACAACACTACCCTGTCACCCTTCTGGAAcctgaaagaaaaatcagaagagCAGATGGCCACTCAGAAACTATCTTATCCCAAGATCTCAGAGGACCATTTTCAACAGAAATATGACCAGCTTTTCTGGGgtctcccttctctccacagTGAGTCTCTGGTAGCTGCTGCCTGGATCCCTCAGACAACGTcaactctcccttctccctttttcttaTTCAATGTCATCTCACGTGTTTATCCAATTCAACTGCAGGATAAAATGTCTCCAATGTTTCCCCACACACATCCTCTGTCCTATCTGGACCTCCAATCTTCACCCTTAATTCTGTCTCCACTTGAATTCCAGACCCCAGCTTTGAATCAAGTCCATTTTCAATCACATTTCCCAGTCCTACTACCTTCTTCTCTGCCCTATAATAGGGATTTTGGTACATCTTATTCTCAATCACAAAGTAAGCCACAATACCTCCCAACCGAAATAAAATACAACGAAAGGCCCTCACTggcaaaacaaatagaaaatagattGACTTTACCCTTGATGGTCCAGAAACCTCAAGAAGCCTATGACATCAACCCTTCCCAAGACTGGGTAGTCTCTATCCTTCCTGATAATTTTCCCATCAGCTGTGAGCTCCGGGAGAAACTGGAGCAACACATTCAAAAGTGGCTCATTCAACACCAATGGAATTTCCCCCATAAGAtccaagactctgagaaaatgaAGGAGCTTCATAACACAGTAATAGGAAATTGTCAAATCAGAGACAAACCTGGCACCTCACAAGCCCTTGGTGAACACAGCAATGAGGGCCAGAAGATAAAATTCCAGCTAGAAAAGGAATCTGGCAAGAATTTGGGACCTATTCTAGGAAAGATCTCAAAAGAGCCAATCAGGGGCTTGGAAAATACTATAGTAAACAAAGATTTAGAAAACAACTTGAACGCTCATTTGGGTACAAAGTCAGGGCAGATAAATCAAGGTCTGACCCCTCTAAGTATGCGACAATCCTGGCTTGCTATGGACGATGGTTTTTATGAGATGGAAACCAAAAATTTAACATCTTTAAAGAGTTCAGCAAAGTCCATGTGCTCTTCAGAGAAGCTTGCCTTTCTCAAACCAGAAACTCGACAGGCTCTGGAGGCACATATTGTAAGGTTTTGGGCAAAGCACAGGTGGGGTCTACCCCTTAAGATACTCAAGCCTGTAAACCTCTTTAAATTAAGTACTGAGTCCTTGCCTGTTGCACTCTGTGCCCAGACTTCCTCAACCACTTCTGTACATAGGACCAGTTCAGCAGCTGAAGTAGTCAGAGTCCTAGGAAAACCGTGCTTGAGACAGATGATAATTGAGGATTCTTCTCCATCACCAGGGAATCTTCTCCTTGTCTCATCTCCTTCCTGTAAGAGGGCCATAAGAAGGCTTCCCTTTGGTGTTGACCATGAGCCTTCTACAGCCCTGCCAACCAACCCAGAGCGTGGGCGTATTTCAGAAACTCTCACTTATAATTTCATGGACACAACCTCTCAGAGTAGGACTATCTTCAAGAAAGCAATAGAGACTCAAGAAGTCCTTTTACTGCCTAGAAGGACTAGTGACCAAAATTCAGAGGCATACAAACTTCAGGAAAAAGTTGTTAGTGAGTTTCCACATAATGTGGAGACAGAATTAGCAGGCCAGCCACAAATCTGTACCACCACTGTGCTCCCTCCAAAACGTTCCAGGAGCATGCCTCTTCCAGTAGACACTTTGACTTCACATGTATTAGGTGACACTGTGGTGGCAGACAGGGGCAATAGCCTGGTGCAGCAGAGACCCAGTACTCCAAAGCATCTAGTCTCACAGAAGAGCCAAATCAAGATGTTGGCCCCTACTTATCAAAGTGAGGGCACTAAGAGACAGAGTGAAATAAAGTATCAAGACAGACCTCAGTTCACCCCAGTCAATGAGAAAAAAGTCAACTTTGGCAGCCAATACTATCAGACCCTTCCAAAAACCGCACAAATGCTTCCAGAAAGGCCCCCCCAAAGACGTTTGGGTCAATTTCTACATTGGATTCACCCCAAGAAAACAATCCAAGGGCAGGAATTTCATCCCCTAAAAGGTAATCCTACAGCAGCCACTGCCCAGAACCAACGAAGGCAAGTGAGAAAGAAACCATATATGGACAACAATGTGGCTGAGGCCCAGGAATTTATGACAACTGTTGGACAgatgttagaaaagaaaatgatgctgCAACATCAACCCTATGCTTCAAAGTTCAACCAGCACAGGCAAGTTCCTCCAGGCCCCACTTCTCAGTTTTCCCATGGCCACATGCCAGTCTCCTACTTACAGCAAAGGAGAGCACCCAGTTACCCTGGCAATTGCTCGTGTCAGAGGTGTTCTATACAGAACAGGCACATCAGAAACCAACTGCCTCAGAAAAGTGTACACTTCAGCAAGAAACCACAGATCCCACGGAACCCCAGCCACTTGTCCCGTAACGCAGCTTTGAACCTAGTGAATTCTCAGAATAGAACAATAGTGCCAAGAATCTCAAATCACCGTCTTTATTGTCCTAGGCACTGTGTCCTCCAGAGAAATGTCTGTAGAGAACTAGGACATTCCTCTGTAGTTTTTCCTAATAGGAAAAcataa